One Lysinibacillus fusiformis genomic window carries:
- a CDS encoding GAF domain-containing sensor histidine kinase — MRENEHSNISILKEIAELLNEETEIVTMLKGALVKFLNGTNFETGWIFFIDAKGRSELVVHENLPDALEYKDCHYLKKGGCWCVSRYRNEELKKASNIIECQRIESAIAADVGDHAGITHHATVPLQSGQERFGVLNVASKDTIRFSEEELALLESVAFQMGSAIKRILLTKQEQEMALVKERNRLARDLHDSVNQLLFSVTLTARAGIEMSNDSEVKETFKEIQHLTQDALTEMRALIWQLRPKGLENGLLEAIKVYAEMLGLKLHITVSGVLQFPSRIEETLFRVAQEALNNVRRHAGVLEVALYVTVTATDILLVIRDEGRGFVIDKNAKLLSMGLQSIKDRAKSVGGTADWVSEIGKGTELLIRLPY; from the coding sequence GTGAGAGAGAACGAGCACTCGAATATCAGTATTCTAAAAGAAATCGCAGAGCTACTAAATGAAGAAACAGAAATTGTAACAATGCTAAAAGGCGCACTTGTCAAATTTTTAAATGGCACCAATTTTGAAACAGGTTGGATTTTTTTTATTGATGCTAAGGGGCGATCAGAGCTTGTTGTCCATGAGAATTTACCAGATGCATTGGAATACAAAGATTGTCATTATTTAAAAAAAGGTGGCTGTTGGTGTGTATCTCGCTATCGCAATGAAGAACTAAAAAAGGCTTCTAATATTATTGAATGTCAACGTATTGAAAGTGCTATCGCTGCTGACGTTGGTGATCACGCAGGGATCACACATCACGCAACAGTACCACTTCAATCGGGACAGGAGCGTTTTGGGGTTTTAAATGTAGCATCAAAAGACACGATACGTTTTTCAGAGGAGGAGCTAGCTTTACTTGAATCGGTTGCCTTTCAAATGGGTTCAGCTATTAAACGTATTTTACTAACTAAGCAGGAGCAGGAAATGGCACTTGTAAAGGAGCGGAATCGTCTAGCACGTGATTTACATGATTCTGTTAATCAGTTGCTATTTTCAGTTACATTGACGGCGAGAGCCGGGATTGAAATGAGCAATGATAGTGAAGTAAAGGAAACGTTTAAGGAGATTCAGCATTTAACGCAGGATGCTTTAACAGAAATGCGTGCACTAATTTGGCAGCTTCGCCCCAAAGGCTTAGAAAACGGTTTATTAGAGGCGATAAAAGTTTATGCGGAGATGCTGGGTTTAAAGCTACATATAACGGTTTCTGGTGTGTTGCAATTTCCGTCACGAATTGAAGAAACGTTATTTCGTGTAGCGCAGGAGGCACTCAACAATGTACGTCGCCATGCTGGCGTGCTTGAGGTGGCACTTTATGTTACTGTCACTGCAACTGATATTTTGCTTGTTATTCGTGATGAAGGACGAGGCTTTGTCATTGATAAAAATGCCAAGCTACTATCAATGGGCTTGCAGTCAATTAAGGATCGAGCAAAATCAGTTGGTGGTAC
- a CDS encoding disulfide formation protein C, with product MSKKQENSLLFIWIVSVVATLGSLYFSEIRHYEPCKMCWIQRIFMYPIVIMTTIAFIQKNARIAVTTAVFAIMGGCVSLYHYGIQKLSFLADSAPSCGAVSCTGQYINWLGFITIPFLALTAFILIAGASFYLMKAAKEAK from the coding sequence ATGTCTAAAAAACAAGAGAATAGCCTGTTATTCATTTGGATTGTTTCTGTAGTTGCAACATTAGGTTCATTGTATTTTTCAGAAATCCGTCACTATGAGCCTTGTAAAATGTGTTGGATTCAACGTATTTTTATGTATCCAATTGTCATTATGACAACCATTGCTTTTATCCAAAAGAATGCTCGTATTGCTGTAACAACAGCCGTATTTGCCATTATGGGTGGCTGTGTGTCACTATACCATTATGGTATTCAAAAACTTAGCTTCTTAGCTGATTCAGCACCTTCTTGTGGTGCAGTATCTTGTACAGGCCAATACATTAACTGGCTTGGTTTCATCACAATTCCGTTTTTAGCGCTAACTGCATTTATTTTAATTGCAGGGGCAAGCTTCTATTTAATGAAAGCTGCAAAAGAAGCAAAATAA
- a CDS encoding RluA family pseudouridine synthase, protein MFHYKINENNLTVEELLRNHWKLGKKLVHELRMAKAVTTTDGEPLLWKEPLQADTIVKFTFPIPTSNYKPTPVCAIDVVYEDDHCLIVSKPKGMSTHPNDARDTHTCMNHVMAHIKAQGGVYAEHVHRLDQGTQGLLLVAKHPLAKSIFDRMIEEKTIIRTYAAEVQGNLRSSSGTIAESIGKDRHHATRRVVSNTGQHAVTHYEVIARYKHSCVVHLILETGRTHQIRVHMAHIGHPIIGDTMYGARETASGDYELHAIQLEFEHPFLNKRIVVKDEKQ, encoded by the coding sequence ATGTTTCACTATAAAATAAATGAAAATAATTTGACGGTTGAAGAGTTACTACGTAATCATTGGAAATTGGGAAAAAAACTAGTACATGAATTACGTATGGCGAAAGCTGTCACAACAACTGACGGCGAGCCACTACTGTGGAAGGAACCACTTCAAGCAGACACAATTGTAAAATTCACATTTCCTATCCCCACGTCTAACTATAAACCAACACCCGTGTGCGCGATTGATGTTGTATACGAGGACGACCACTGTTTGATTGTATCCAAACCAAAGGGCATGTCGACACATCCAAATGATGCACGTGATACGCATACATGTATGAACCATGTTATGGCGCATATTAAAGCGCAAGGTGGCGTTTATGCAGAGCATGTTCATCGTCTTGATCAAGGTACACAAGGCTTGCTTCTTGTTGCCAAGCACCCACTCGCAAAGTCGATATTTGACCGAATGATTGAAGAAAAAACAATTATTCGTACGTATGCTGCTGAGGTTCAAGGAAATCTTCGTTCTTCGTCTGGCACTATTGCAGAATCAATCGGTAAGGACCGACATCATGCAACGAGACGTGTTGTGTCAAATACAGGACAGCATGCGGTTACGCACTATGAGGTTATAGCACGCTATAAACATTCTTGTGTTGTTCACCTCATCCTTGAAACAGGACGAACACATCAAATACGTGTGCATATGGCACATATCGGTCATCCTATTATTGGTGATACAATGTACGGTGCACGCGAAACTGCTAGTGGTGACTATGAACTACACGCCATACAGTTAGAATTCGAACATCCATTTTTAAATAAGCGCATTGTCGTCAAAGATGAAAAACAGTAA
- a CDS encoding 5'-nucleotidase C-terminal domain-containing protein, which translates to MKWVKSIAATTLAASLLASPGFAVNAEEAAPTATKDGFKLTILHSNDTHAHVEAAPQRATKVKELRAANANSLLLDAGDVFSGTLYFNQFTGEVDMKLMNLMGYDAMTFGNHEFDLGSSPEGHAALAKFVKGADFPLLGSNLDFSKDSLFDGLLSQTITKDFENGKIYNGIIKEVDGEKVGIFGLTTEETPSISSVANVQFANYIDSAKKAVAEFEKQGVNKIIALTHLGFDDSKEFDNDQLLASAVEGIDVIVGGHTHTKLDKAVKAETSFKNPTIIVQTGQYSENLGELDLTFNDNGAVVEYFGQLHALNDKEKPVEADAEAAALLAPYTEKIAAVKQQSTGNTAVSVLDGKRGIWGVRAGETNLGNIITDGMLAGAQKIDPEVQFAFQNGGGIRASIDAGDITVGEVMTVMPFGNALGIVKLTGSEIYEIAENSVKDFPKEFGGFLHFSGLQVEFDGKAAAGKRVTSIKLNGKELDKAATYKGATNTFTAKGGDGFETLAKVYADGRVSEPGTIDYEMFIDHLNTLKNVNPKVEGRIVATIPFTDIAKGSETEGYVRDLYYRDLTQGTSATTYSPNANLTRAQAASFIARVLKLEAKGEATFSDVTSLEAATQKEITALAEAGIVQGQNGKFNPTAKVTRSQLALMFARAYNLQHDAKTDLTADFSDISKYNAETQNAIALMQELEIASGSNGKFMPGNNATRAHMAKMLSNYIPYVKESK; encoded by the coding sequence ATGAAATGGGTTAAAAGTATTGCAGCAACAACATTAGCTGCGAGTTTACTAGCTTCACCAGGTTTTGCTGTAAATGCTGAGGAAGCAGCACCAACTGCTACGAAAGATGGTTTTAAATTAACTATTCTACACTCGAATGACACACACGCACACGTAGAAGCTGCACCGCAACGTGCAACAAAAGTAAAAGAGCTACGTGCTGCAAATGCAAATTCACTTCTATTAGATGCTGGTGATGTTTTCTCTGGTACTCTATACTTCAATCAATTTACTGGAGAGGTTGATATGAAGTTAATGAACTTAATGGGCTACGATGCAATGACATTTGGTAACCATGAGTTCGATTTAGGGTCAAGCCCTGAAGGACATGCTGCACTTGCGAAGTTTGTAAAAGGTGCTGATTTCCCATTGTTAGGAAGTAATCTGGATTTCTCAAAGGATTCCTTATTTGATGGTCTACTGTCTCAAACAATAACAAAAGACTTTGAAAACGGTAAAATCTATAATGGTATTATTAAAGAAGTAGATGGTGAAAAAGTAGGTATTTTCGGTTTAACAACAGAAGAAACACCATCGATTTCTAGCGTTGCCAATGTTCAATTTGCTAACTATATCGATTCTGCGAAAAAAGCAGTAGCAGAATTTGAAAAGCAAGGTGTCAATAAAATTATTGCCCTAACACACTTAGGTTTCGATGATTCCAAAGAATTTGATAATGACCAATTGCTTGCTTCTGCTGTCGAAGGCATTGACGTTATCGTAGGTGGACATACACATACAAAATTAGATAAGGCTGTTAAAGCTGAAACATCATTTAAGAACCCAACGATTATCGTACAAACTGGTCAATATAGTGAAAATTTAGGCGAACTTGATTTAACCTTTAACGATAACGGTGCAGTTGTTGAATATTTCGGTCAATTACATGCCTTAAATGATAAAGAAAAGCCTGTAGAAGCTGACGCTGAGGCAGCAGCATTATTAGCACCCTATACTGAAAAGATTGCTGCCGTTAAACAACAGTCTACAGGTAATACAGCCGTTTCAGTACTCGATGGTAAACGTGGTATTTGGGGCGTTCGTGCTGGAGAAACAAACTTAGGTAACATCATTACTGATGGTATGCTTGCTGGTGCACAAAAAATTGACCCTGAAGTACAATTTGCCTTCCAAAATGGTGGAGGTATCCGTGCAAGCATTGACGCAGGGGACATTACTGTTGGTGAAGTAATGACTGTAATGCCATTCGGTAATGCACTTGGCATAGTAAAACTAACAGGTTCTGAAATCTATGAAATTGCTGAAAATAGTGTGAAAGACTTCCCGAAAGAATTTGGGGGCTTCTTACATTTCTCTGGCTTACAAGTAGAATTTGATGGTAAGGCGGCAGCTGGTAAACGTGTCACTTCAATTAAATTAAACGGTAAAGAACTAGATAAAGCAGCTACTTACAAAGGTGCAACAAATACTTTCACGGCTAAAGGCGGCGATGGCTTTGAAACACTCGCAAAAGTATATGCTGACGGCCGTGTAAGTGAGCCAGGTACGATTGACTATGAAATGTTTATTGATCATTTAAATACGCTGAAAAACGTAAATCCTAAAGTAGAAGGTCGTATTGTAGCAACAATTCCATTTACAGATATTGCAAAAGGCTCTGAAACAGAGGGCTACGTGCGTGATCTTTATTATCGTGATTTAACACAAGGCACGTCAGCAACAACATATTCACCAAACGCTAATTTAACACGTGCACAAGCTGCTTCATTTATTGCGCGTGTGTTAAAACTTGAAGCAAAAGGTGAAGCTACATTCTCTGATGTAACTAGTTTAGAAGCAGCTACACAAAAAGAGATTACAGCGCTTGCTGAAGCTGGAATTGTACAAGGACAAAATGGCAAATTCAATCCTACTGCCAAAGTAACGCGTTCTCAACTGGCATTAATGTTTGCACGTGCTTATAACTTACAGCATGATGCAAAAACTGATTTAACAGCTGATTTCAGCGATATTTCTAAATACAATGCTGAAACACAAAACGCTATTGCACTTATGCAAGAGTTAGAGATTGCTAGCGGATCAAATGGCAAATTTATGCCTGGTAACAATGCGACACGTGCACATATGGCAAAAATGCTTTCTAACTACATTCCTTATGTAAAAGAATCTAAATAA
- a CDS encoding aldo/keto reductase, which yields MNLQSTKLLTNSVEMPRFGLGVYKMTERDETMQAIDHALKVGYRAIDTASLYGNEVEVGEAIRYSGIKREDIFVTTKVWNNDQGYDATLRAFEVSLKKLNMDYLDLYLTHWAVPESFEETYRAIERLYDEKLIRATGVSNHHEHHLQKLLAKANIAPMVNQVEVHPYLQQDALKAYCTEQGIAVTAWSPLGRGGVFDNETIFEIGQEIGKTAAQVVLRWHLQNDTIIIPKSVTPSRIEENVQIFDFELTQAQMTQLAALNRNERIGQDPDNFKFDF from the coding sequence TTGAATTTACAATCAACAAAATTATTAACAAATAGTGTAGAAATGCCACGTTTTGGTTTAGGTGTCTATAAAATGACAGAACGTGATGAAACAATGCAGGCAATCGATCATGCACTTAAAGTTGGCTATCGAGCAATTGATACGGCATCATTATATGGCAATGAGGTAGAGGTAGGCGAAGCGATTCGTTACTCAGGCATCAAACGTGAGGATATATTCGTCACTACGAAGGTTTGGAATAATGACCAAGGCTATGATGCGACATTACGTGCATTTGAAGTGTCACTGAAAAAGTTAAACATGGATTATTTGGATTTATATTTAACGCATTGGGCAGTGCCAGAATCATTTGAAGAAACGTACAGAGCGATTGAACGACTTTACGATGAAAAATTAATTCGTGCGACAGGTGTTTCAAATCATCATGAGCATCATTTACAAAAACTATTAGCAAAAGCAAATATTGCACCAATGGTCAATCAAGTGGAGGTACATCCTTACCTTCAACAGGACGCTTTAAAGGCCTATTGTACGGAGCAGGGCATTGCGGTCACAGCATGGTCACCGCTTGGTCGTGGCGGCGTGTTTGATAATGAAACTATTTTTGAAATAGGTCAAGAAATAGGGAAGACTGCTGCACAGGTAGTCCTGCGTTGGCATCTACAAAATGATACGATTATTATTCCAAAATCGGTGACACCGAGTCGTATCGAGGAAAATGTGCAAATCTTTGATTTTGAATTAACGCAAGCTCAAATGACTCAACTAGCTGCATTAAATCGCAATGAACGCATTGGACAAGACCCAGATAACTTTAAATTTGATTTTTAA
- a CDS encoding VOC family protein, which translates to MHFHEKPNTYVTNVEIKVSDLHRSLKYYQDVIGFKVLQIESHTATLTADGQTALLTITQPETVEEKTSLTTGLYHFALLLPTRRDLANIITHFRNSGVYFGASDHDVSEALYLRDPDENGIEVYADRPDSDWTWQFDQVHMVTEPLNISAILEEGDGEWHGLPTDTVMGHIHLSVSSLTAAEEFYTKGLGFDIVTRYGDQALFISTGRYHHHIGLNTWYSEGAPKLGENQVGLKTFTLRLDNETQAAEMKENLHAIGATTVDIDDGFQTADPAGNVVLLKF; encoded by the coding sequence ATGCACTTTCATGAAAAACCAAACACATATGTAACAAATGTCGAAATTAAAGTGAGTGATTTACATCGGTCATTAAAATATTATCAAGATGTTATTGGCTTTAAGGTTCTACAAATAGAGTCACATACAGCAACTTTAACAGCTGATGGACAAACTGCACTGCTCACAATTACGCAGCCTGAAACAGTTGAGGAAAAAACGAGCTTAACAACAGGGCTTTATCACTTTGCCTTACTATTACCAACTCGCCGTGATTTAGCCAATATTATTACACATTTCCGTAACTCTGGCGTTTATTTTGGTGCATCTGACCACGATGTAAGTGAAGCACTTTATTTACGTGATCCAGATGAAAATGGTATCGAAGTTTATGCAGACCGTCCTGACAGTGACTGGACTTGGCAATTCGATCAAGTTCATATGGTGACGGAGCCACTTAATATTTCGGCCATCTTAGAAGAAGGTGACGGCGAATGGCATGGACTTCCTACTGATACAGTTATGGGACATATACATTTATCGGTTTCAAGTTTAACTGCCGCAGAGGAATTTTACACAAAGGGCTTAGGATTCGATATCGTCACTCGCTATGGTGATCAGGCATTATTTATCTCAACAGGTCGCTATCATCATCATATCGGTCTAAATACTTGGTATTCTGAGGGCGCACCAAAACTTGGTGAAAATCAGGTTGGTTTAAAAACATTTACGCTTAGATTAGATAATGAGACACAAGCAGCTGAAATGAAAGAAAACCTACACGCTATCGGAGCAACTACTGTTGATATTGATGATGGTTTCCAGACAGCTGATCCTGCTGGTAATGTTGTGTTACTGAAATTTTAA
- the trmL gene encoding tRNA (uridine(34)/cytosine(34)/5-carboxymethylaminomethyluridine(34)-2'-O)-methyltransferase TrmL, with protein MPLHIVLYQPEIPANTGNIARTCAGTNTSLHLIRPLGFSTDDKMLKRAGLDYWHSVNVVYHDSLEDFLEASKNGDLYLIETYSEEPFTTHDFSDKERDIFFMFGKETTGLPKDFAYERRDMCLRIPQSEQVRSLNLSNTAAIVLYEALRQQGYPGLH; from the coding sequence ATGCCATTGCATATCGTTTTATATCAACCAGAAATTCCAGCAAATACAGGCAATATTGCACGTACTTGTGCTGGTACAAATACCTCTTTGCATTTAATTCGCCCTCTTGGCTTTTCAACAGACGATAAAATGCTCAAGCGTGCGGGGTTAGATTACTGGCATAGTGTCAATGTTGTGTACCATGATTCACTGGAGGATTTTTTAGAGGCTTCGAAAAACGGCGATTTGTATTTAATTGAAACGTATAGTGAAGAGCCGTTTACGACACATGATTTTAGTGATAAGGAACGTGACATATTCTTTATGTTTGGCAAAGAAACGACAGGCTTGCCAAAGGATTTTGCCTATGAACGTCGGGATATGTGTCTACGTATTCCACAAAGTGAACAGGTACGTTCCCTGAATTTATCGAATACAGCTGCGATTGTCTTATATGAAGCTTTGAGACAGCAAGGTTACCCAGGGTTACATTAA
- the queG gene encoding tRNA epoxyqueuosine(34) reductase QueG has product MNIHDLQREFVAYAMSIGVDKIGFTTAAPFTELKNRLRRQQELGYQSGFEESDIEKRTEPFQLLTGAESIVAIAVAYPSRMQDAPIGKKGSRRGIFCRASWGVDYHTALRERLKLLSAWLEHRVEGVRIESMVDTGALVDRAVAERAGIGWSGKNCSIITPEFGSYVYLGELITNIPFAPDTPMEDECGDCRLCLDVCPTGALIEGGQLDSQRCIAFLTQTKGTLPDEFRTHIGNRLYGCDTCQTVCPKNKGKINWIHEEFKPDPEIAKPLLVPLLTISNREFKDKFGHVSGSWRGKKPIQRNAILALAHFKEQTAVPDLVSLLEKDERPVIRGTAAWALGKIGGEQAEQALRSAKDKEQDGEVLIEIKKGLQFFS; this is encoded by the coding sequence ATGAACATACATGACCTACAACGTGAATTTGTGGCGTATGCAATGTCCATTGGCGTTGATAAAATAGGCTTTACAACGGCAGCTCCATTTACTGAATTGAAAAATCGATTGCGTCGTCAGCAAGAGCTCGGCTATCAATCAGGCTTTGAAGAAAGCGATATTGAAAAACGTACTGAGCCGTTTCAACTATTAACAGGAGCAGAAAGCATAGTTGCCATAGCGGTAGCTTATCCATCACGTATGCAGGATGCACCTATCGGAAAAAAGGGCTCAAGACGTGGTATTTTTTGCAGAGCTTCTTGGGGTGTCGATTATCATACAGCGTTAAGAGAACGCTTGAAACTATTATCAGCATGGCTTGAACATCGAGTAGAAGGTGTGCGTATAGAATCCATGGTTGATACAGGGGCACTTGTGGATAGGGCAGTAGCCGAGCGTGCGGGTATTGGCTGGAGCGGGAAGAATTGCTCGATTATTACGCCTGAATTTGGTTCATATGTGTATCTAGGTGAGCTCATTACGAATATTCCATTTGCACCGGATACACCAATGGAGGATGAATGTGGGGATTGCCGTTTATGCTTGGATGTTTGTCCAACAGGCGCGTTAATAGAGGGAGGGCAACTTGATTCGCAGCGTTGTATCGCCTTTTTAACACAAACGAAAGGAACCTTGCCTGATGAATTTCGTACCCATATTGGTAATCGTTTGTATGGCTGTGATACTTGCCAAACAGTGTGCCCAAAAAACAAAGGGAAGATAAACTGGATTCACGAAGAGTTTAAGCCAGATCCAGAAATTGCAAAGCCTTTATTGGTACCGCTTTTAACCATTTCTAACCGTGAATTTAAAGACAAATTTGGACATGTTTCAGGCTCTTGGCGTGGTAAAAAGCCGATTCAACGCAATGCCATTTTGGCACTAGCGCATTTTAAAGAACAAACAGCTGTGCCTGATTTAGTGTCACTGCTTGAAAAAGATGAACGTCCTGTTATCCGAGGAACGGCAGCATGGGCATTGGGGAAAATTGGCGGAGAGCAAGCAGAACAGGCATTACGCTCTGCAAAGGACAAGGAACAAGACGGAGAAGTACTCATTGAAATTAAAAAGGGATTACAATTTTTTAGCTAA
- a CDS encoding B3/B4 domain-containing protein — MEVSLNPSLNIQHPELKIGIIHYTKIVVAESPQMIKGRMQLYQENLYLEMQEIPVTERLGIAEWRQLWKKFGADPNRYRHSTESLMRRISKQNYLTPFQSAVDLNNFFSLQYEIPVGLYDIAYLKGNVEIALGNVETGYEGLNGRFNTLNNILYSSDLEGAFGSPFVDSKRTAVSETTTDALQIFYLRPSLSDNQCKELLDSAGKMFNQIHGGDYNTALLTNAAPSTTL, encoded by the coding sequence ATGGAAGTTTCACTCAATCCATCTCTGAATATACAACATCCTGAGCTGAAAATCGGCATTATTCATTATACCAAAATTGTCGTAGCAGAATCGCCCCAAATGATTAAGGGACGAATGCAATTGTATCAGGAAAATCTGTATTTAGAAATGCAGGAGATACCTGTTACAGAACGACTAGGCATCGCAGAATGGCGACAACTATGGAAAAAGTTCGGTGCTGATCCAAACCGATATCGTCATTCAACAGAAAGCTTAATGCGTCGTATTAGTAAACAAAATTATTTAACACCATTCCAATCTGCTGTCGATTTAAATAATTTCTTCTCCTTGCAATATGAAATTCCAGTCGGCCTCTATGATATAGCTTATCTTAAAGGAAATGTTGAAATCGCACTTGGCAACGTAGAAACAGGATATGAAGGCTTGAATGGTCGCTTTAATACGTTAAATAATATCCTCTATAGTTCTGACTTGGAAGGTGCTTTCGGTTCACCATTCGTCGACTCTAAACGAACGGCTGTCTCAGAGACAACGACAGATGCCTTACAAATTTTCTACCTCCGTCCATCACTGTCAGACAATCAGTGTAAAGAGCTTCTTGACTCTGCTGGAAAAATGTTCAATCAAATACACGGTGGCGACTATAACACAGCTCTCTTAACAAATGCAGCACCGTCTACTACACTATAA
- a CDS encoding catalase, with protein MTKQNDPHLENDDTLTNRQGHPVTNNQNLRTVGNRGPATLENYDFLEKISHFDRERIPERVVHARGAGAHGYFETYGVVGNDPISKYTRAKVFQNKGKQTPVFVRFSTVIHGGHSPETLRDPRGFAVKFYTEDGNWDLVGNNLKIFFIRDAMKFPDMIHAFKPDPITNIQDVERFFDFCASSPESFHMVTFVYSPWGIPANYRMMQGSGVNTYKWVNNEGKAVLVKYHWEPLQGIKNLTQKEAEEIQMKNFNHATQDLYDAIENGDYPEWELNVQIMEDGPNPELDFDPLDDTKLWPNDKFPWYPVGKMVLNKNPEDYFAEVEQATFGTGVLVDGLDFSDDKMLQGRTFSYSDTQRHRVGANYLQLPINAPKKRVATNQNGGQMLYKRDLAPGQNPHINYEPSMLNGLKEASQTAKEYTPLVEGHLVRESIDRQSNTKQAGETYRNFEQWERDELLENLIRDLSSCNITIQEAMIALAEEADEEYGRLLKEGLQKAQKDSSTARPLGNIDGDDAPNDAVKKSHDAEPY; from the coding sequence ATGACTAAACAAAATGATCCACATCTTGAAAATGACGATACATTGACAAATCGTCAGGGTCACCCTGTTACCAACAATCAAAATCTACGAACTGTAGGTAATCGAGGACCAGCAACACTTGAAAATTATGATTTTTTGGAAAAAATAAGTCATTTTGACCGCGAGCGTATTCCTGAGCGTGTTGTACATGCTCGTGGTGCGGGTGCTCATGGCTATTTTGAAACATATGGTGTAGTCGGCAATGACCCTATTTCTAAATATACAAGGGCCAAGGTTTTTCAAAATAAGGGAAAACAAACGCCTGTTTTCGTTCGCTTTTCGACGGTTATTCATGGAGGGCATTCACCTGAAACCTTACGTGATCCGCGTGGCTTTGCAGTGAAGTTTTATACGGAGGACGGTAACTGGGATTTAGTGGGGAATAATTTAAAGATTTTCTTTATTCGCGATGCGATGAAATTCCCAGATATGATTCATGCTTTCAAGCCCGATCCGATTACAAATATTCAAGATGTTGAACGCTTTTTTGATTTCTGTGCAAGTTCACCGGAATCTTTCCATATGGTGACCTTTGTTTACTCACCTTGGGGTATTCCAGCCAATTATCGAATGATGCAGGGCTCTGGCGTGAATACCTATAAATGGGTGAATAATGAAGGCAAAGCTGTACTTGTAAAGTATCACTGGGAGCCGTTACAAGGTATAAAAAATTTAACCCAAAAAGAAGCAGAAGAAATTCAGATGAAAAATTTCAACCATGCAACGCAAGATTTATATGATGCAATTGAAAATGGTGATTACCCTGAGTGGGAGTTAAATGTACAAATTATGGAGGATGGTCCGAATCCTGAGCTTGATTTTGATCCTTTAGACGATACAAAACTTTGGCCAAACGATAAATTCCCATGGTACCCCGTCGGTAAAATGGTTTTAAATAAAAATCCTGAAGACTATTTTGCAGAGGTTGAGCAAGCAACTTTCGGTACCGGTGTTCTAGTAGATGGTCTCGATTTCTCCGATGATAAAATGTTGCAGGGTCGAACATTCTCTTATTCTGACACACAGCGCCACCGAGTCGGAGCCAACTACTTACAACTGCCCATTAATGCCCCAAAGAAACGTGTAGCAACAAATCAAAATGGTGGGCAAATGCTGTATAAGCGAGATTTAGCACCTGGGCAAAATCCACATATTAACTATGAGCCTTCCATGTTAAATGGCTTAAAGGAAGCATCACAAACAGCGAAAGAATATACACCACTAGTTGAAGGTCATCTCGTACGTGAATCGATTGATCGTCAAAGTAACACGAAACAAGCTGGTGAAACATATCGTAATTTTGAGCAATGGGAGCGAGACGAGCTATTAGAAAATCTTATTCGTGATTTATCGAGTTGCAATATTACTATTCAAGAAGCAATGATTGCCCTTGCAGAAGAAGCAGATGAAGAATATGGTCGCCTCTTAAAAGAAGGCCTGCAAAAAGCACAAAAGGATTCTTCTACTGCAAGACCTCTTGGTAACATCGACGGTGACGATGCACCTAACGATGCCGTTAAAAAAAGTCATGATGCTGAGCCCTATTAA